The window GCGGGCCGGTGCGCTCGATCCTGACCTGGGGCATCTCCGATCGATACAGCTGGATCAACGGCACCTTTGCCCGCAAGGACAAGCAGCCGAACCGTCCCCTGCCGCTCGACGGCGAGTTCAAGCCCAAGGCGTTCATGGACGTGATCAGCAAGTTCACCAAGAACGTCTAGCGCATCTTCTAACGCGTTTTGGGCGTCTCGAATGCGGTCGTGTCACCCATGTGGTCGGGAGACAGGCTCGGACCGCGCCGGTGGCGCGAATTCAGGCGGAAGACGTCGCGGATGTCGTCGATCGAAGTCGACGAATAAGACTGGATGCAGAGCGCGACCTGGTCGGGCGATGCGGTAGACATCAGCGCTTCAATCGCCTCGCGATCGAGACGGGTATCGTCCCAGTGCGAGACGGCGATGCTGTCCTCGGTGACCCGATGTCGCGCCAGATGTTCCGGCGAGTTCGCGACGAAGTTTCCGTAAAGCAGATACTCGGAGAACTTCTTCTTCCGGCAAAGCGCCAGGGCCCAGCTCAGGCCCGTCGCCGACTTGATGGCGTCGGTCATCGCACGCGCGGTGTCCTTGTCCCAAACCAGTGCGTTGCCGACATAGTCGTCCGCCGGGAACGAGCGTTCCTTGATGCCGAGAAGCTGATCGATGGTGCGGAGCCACAGCACATGCAGGGGATGGTCGGCGTCGATGCCCTTGCGCGTGACGAACATCGGCGTCTTCTCGGCACCGGCATATTGGCCGATGTCGAATTCGCGGAAGAACAGATTGTCCGAATCCAGAATGCAGACGCGCTGCTCCGGTGCGTTGAGGACGCCGGCGATCTTGAGGATCTGCTGAACGTGCCAGCCATGGACAGGCGACGACAGCAACGACAGCCAGACACGCCGGCTGCTGATGAACTGGAGCGCCGGCGGCAGCGCCCATAGCCATTTCGGCAGGTCACGCGAGGCCGGAACGATGACGCGCTTGTCGGACGCGAACCGCTCGAACAGCGGCACGTCCTCGTCATTAACGAGAACATAATGCCGCGTGTAACCCGTCAACCAAGTGTCGATGCTCTCGCTGAGCAGCGAGAAGCGCTCGATATCCTTGGCATAGCTGGCGGTCAGCAGGGCAACGGAATGCATGATGCGTGCTCAAATGGCCATCGAATCCCACTCATACAAGCGACGGGAGGCCTTGGAAACTTCGAATCGCAATCAAGGTAAAATGAAACGAATCGTTAGCCATCCGACGGCAGGCCCTGCGCGATGCCGCGAAAGCGTAGCGGCGCCAGCGACGATGCTCGCTGCCACCAATCAGCGACGCGATCATCGAGCGCAGTCACTCCGCGGCCCTGGCCGGGGAATATCCGGATCTGCTGCACCGCTTCGGCCTCGAATCCCTTGCCCTTGCGCGTGATCCTGAGGACGGCACCTTCGCGATCCCGCTGCGTCAGCGGCACCAGGAGGCGGCCGCGCGGGCGGAGCGACTGAAGCCACATCGGATGCGGATGAGAGAAGCCGGCGTGCACGATGATGACATCGGCCGGGCCACCGACCTCCGCGCATCCGTCGCCGTTGATGACCTCGACATTCCGATAGGCGCGAAGATAGGCCGCGGCGCGCGCCGCGAGCCGTTCGTCGCATTCGATGGCGTGCACCCGACCCTTCGGGCCGACGATCTCTGACAGGATCGCCGAGAAATAGCCGAGCCCGCAACCGATCTGGACCACGCGGTCCTTCTCCTCGACGTCGAGCACATCGATGAAATGCGCCCACAGGCTCGGCAGTCCAGTGTCGAGCTTGCGGCGTGCGTCGATGGCGACCAGCACATCGTCGTAGAGATGCACCGGGTCGGCGTCGGGTGTCAGCCGGTAGCTGCGCGCCGCCTCGCTCTTGATCCGCCAGGGCCCTTTCGCCAGAAAACCTTCGCGCGGAACCGCCGCCAGGGCTGTGAGCAGGCGCTGCGAGGCAATCCGTTCGCGCTTGGCAATCAGCTCGACGTAGCGCGCACGCGCGCCGGACAGATCGCTCATTTCGCCGGATCGCCCTGCAGACGAACGGGTGCGTCGCCACCGAGTTCGCGCACCAGCTGCATGGCTTGCTTCAGGTCCGGCGTCAGGAAACCCTCGTTGAATTTGCCAACGATCGGCAGGAGCAGAAGGCTTGCATGTTCGCGCTTGCCGGCTTCATGCGAGAGCCGCGCGAGGCTGACGGCGGTTCTGAGCTCCCAGGACAGCGCGCCCTGCTTGCGCGCGGTCTCGAGCGACAGATCGAACAGATCCTCCGCCTCCTGCAACGAGGCTGGATTGCCGTCCGACAACGTGATCTCGCCTTGCAGGCGATAGACCTCGGCGAGATAGGAGTGATCGCCGGTCCGTCTTGCGGTCGCAAGCGCGCCGTCCAGCGCGCGCAAGGCGGCATCGCGCATACCGACCTTGGCATAGGCCTCCGCGAGCAGGCAGCGGAACCAGCAGCCAGCGAGCCAGGAATCCATCGCCTCGTATTCGTCGAGGCCGAACCGCATCTGGCTGATGCCTTCGTCGGCCTCGCCGAGCTGGGCCAGCGCCCAGCCACGCAGGATCGCGGCCTGCTGCTTCCAGTGCAGGAAATTGTGCTCGGTGGCGATGATCATGGCGCGGTTGGCGTGATCGCGCGTACCCTCGATATCGCGCAAATGCTGGCAGAGATAGGCGCCGAACACCAGTGCGAAGGCGAGCGAGAAAGGATGACGGATCTTCTCCGCCAGCAGGATCGCCTGCTCGCTGTGCTGGCGCGCGGCGTCGGGCTGGCCGAGGAACCACAGGAGATAGCCGAGATAGGACAGCGAGACGACACCGGGATCGGTGCCGTGACGCTCCATCAGGTCGGAGTGCAGGTCCGGGCTGTAGAGATTGATGCAGCGGTGCAGATGATGCTGCGCGGCGGCGAAGCGCCCGCGATAGAGCATGGTCATCGCGATCGAGCGGTGCGCCTCGATCAGATAGCCGGTCTGCTGCGCCGGCTGCGTCCCCTCATTCAGCCGCTCGCGCTTGGCGAATTTCAGCAACTCGACGCTGAGGTCGTGTGCGCGGGTGAGATCGGCGCGGATGAAATGGCACACCCAGAGCCCGCGTGTGGCGGCAAAGGCCTTTTCGTCGTCGTCGAGCTGCTGGCCGAGCTCGAGCGCACGGATGTAGTTCTCCTCGACCTCCTGCACCGCGTAGCCCTTGGCGGCGATCAGCGCAATGCCGAGCGCAATTCGCAGCTCGAGCTCCATTTCGTCGGCGCCCTGCATGCGCGCATTGGCCTGCACGACGCTCAAGCCGCGGCGCAGATGACCGATCGCCTCGAGATTGGCGCCGCTCTTGGCCGCCTGCTTGCCGGCCTTGAGCCAGAAGCTCGCCGCGCCCTCGCTCTGGCCGGACTCGGTCAGATGGTGGGCGAGCAGCTCCGGCTCGCGCTCGGTCTTCTCCGGATACATCTCGGCCAGCACCTGGGCGATGCTGGCGTGCAGCTTGCGCCGCTCGCTGTGCAACAGGCTCGCATGAGCCGCGTTCTGGATCATCACGTGCTTGAAGGAGTAGAGCGCATCGGGCGGATGACCACGGCGCATAATCAGCCCGGCCTCCTCGAGATGCGTGAGCGCCGCCTCGATCTGCTCCGCCGGCGTGTTGGCGACCGCTTGCAGCGTCTCGTAGGAGAACTCGCGGCCGATCGTGGCGCCGATCTGGGCGATCCGCTTGAACGGCCCCATCCGGTCCAGACGCGCCATCAGCGAGTCCGTCAACGTCGCCGGGATCGCCAGCTGCCGCCACGGGCCCGACAGCACGTAGCGCCCGTGCCGTTCGGTCAGGAGGTTGGATTCGAGAACCGTCTTGGTCAGCTCTTCCAGGAACAGCGGCACGCCGTCGGTCTTGACGATGATCTCCTCGACGATCTCCTTGGGAAGCTCACGCCCCGCGACGCGCTCGACCAGCGTCGCGCGCAACGGCCGGCTGAGCCGGTTCAGCACCAGCGTCGTGATGTGCGAATGCGCGTTCCAGCTCGGCTGGAATTCGGAGCGCGCGGTGATGATGGCCAGGATCGGCCGGTTCTGCGCCCGGTCGACCAGGAGGTCGATCACCTCGCGGGAGGTTGGGTCGATCCAGTGCAGATCCTCGAAAGCCATCACCAGCGGCATCTCGTGCGCGAGGCCCAGGAGGTGGTTGACCAGCGCCGCGACGGTCGCGTCCTTCTGCTGCTGCGGCGACAAATCGAGCGGTGGATAGCGCTCGCAGGTCGGGATCGACAGCAGCGCGGCAAACAGCGGTGCGACCTGCTCGATGTCGCCATGGGCGGTGGCAATCGCATTCTCCAGGCTCGCCAGCGACAGCGCGGACGCATCCTCGCGATCGAGGCCGAGGGAGAATTTGAGCTGCTCGACGAACGGATAGAAAGCGGTGGAGGTGTAATAAGGCGAGCACTGGAACGAGACCTGTCCGTGGCGGTCGCCTGCGATCCGCTCAAAGATCTCCTGGATGATGCGCGACTTACCGATGCCGGGCTCGCCGAACTTGACGACGACTTGGCCGTCGCCCTCCTTGACCTGCTGCCAGCGGCCCATCAGCAGCGCGATTTCCTCCTCGCGGTTGACGAGCGGGGTCAGCCGCGTGCCCATGGCGGCCGCAAAGCGGGTCTCCACCCGCGTGGCGCGCACGACGTGCCAGGCCTGGGTCTTCTCCGAGATCCCCTTCAGCGCATGAGCGCCGAGATTGCGGTAATCGAACTTCCCCTTCAGCAATGACTGCGTCGAAGAGGAGATCACGACGCCGTTGGGCGGCGCCAGCGCCTGTAGGCGCGCGGCCAGATTGACGGTCTCGCCGACCGCGGAATCGCGCTCTTCGGTGCCCTGGCCGACGAGGTCGCCGACCACGACAAGGCCGGTCGCGATGCCGATGCGGACGGCCGGCGCGTGACTGAGCGCGCCGCGCGGCTCGATCGCGCGCGCGGTCGACAGCACCCGCACGATCTCGAGCCCGGCGCGTACCGAACGCTCGGCGTCGTCCTCATGCGCGGTCGGGTAGCCGAAATAGACCAGAATGCCGTCTCCGACGAAGCGGGCGGCAAAGCCTTCGTAATGCTTGACCACGCGCACACAGGTCTCGCGGAAGCTCGCGATCATGTCGCGAACGTCTTCCGGATCGAATTGGGCCGAGAGCGCGGTGGAATCCACCATGTCGCAGAACATGGTGGTGAGCTGGCGTCGCTCGGCGCCGACCTCGGCGCGGGCCTGCGGACGCACGGGCGCGATCGGCGTCTCCGCCGTCTCGGCCTGGAACAGCGCGGCTGTCGCCCGCCGTAGCCGCTTGCGATCGCCCAGCGGAAGTCCGAGCTCGGCAAGGTCAGCCTCGGTCAGATCCCCTATGACGTCGAGATCGAGGCGGTGCTGCGCGAACAGATCGGTGTAATGCCCGAGACCGACCCCCTCGAGCCAGCGCTTCAACCCGAGTTCCGTCTCCGGTTCTTTCTCCAGCATGGTGATCCCCGCCCGACAATCCCTCCGCCGAAGGGCTAAAGGTCCCTCAACCACAGATTTTGGGGCCCAAACTTCACCTCAGACTGGACGCGTTCCCTAACTCTTGGGAAGAATAGCCCAATCAGATCAAAAGGGAATGGCATTGTCCGAGTTTGCACCCGGAGAGAGATCGGACGGCATCAGTGCCGAAACCGAGACCTTTGCCGATATCGGCGGCCTTCTCGCCTTCCATGCGCGAACGGCGCCCGCGGCACCCGCCCTGCTCGCGCCGGGACGAGCGCCCCTGACTTATGGCGCGCTCGGCGCCAGGATCGGGCATCTGGTCCACACGCTCCGAGGGCTCGGCATTGCGCCTGCCGACCGGATTGCCGTTGCACTGCCGCGCGGGGCCGACAGCGCGCTCGCTCTGATCGCAGTCGCATCGGCCTGTGCCTGCGTCCCCGTCAATTCCGACCTGACGGCGGACGAACTGCAGCGCTATTTCAGCGAATTGAAGCTGACGGCACTCCTCACCCGGGCCGACATGAACTCAGCGAGTCGCGACGTTGCGAGGGCGCTCGGTATCGCGGTGATCGACTTCGTGCCGGGACCGGAGACGGATCTCGGCGGCTGTGAATTCAGCGGCCCGACGGTCGGTCCGGCGAATTCGAGCGGCGCCGCCAGCACTGAGGACGACGCGTTCATCCTCCTGACATCGGGCACGGCGGCGCGGCCGAAAATGGTGCCGCTGACACATCGCAATGTGTGCTTGTCCGCTACCAATGCCGGCCGCGTGCTGTCGCTCGCCCCGCACGATCGCTTGCTCAACGTCCTGCCGTTGTTTCACGCCCACGGCCTGATCTCCGGCCTGCTGACGGCACTGGCCGCGGGCTCCAGCGTGATCGCGACGGCCGGTTTCGACGCGCCGTCCTTCTTCGGCTGGATGCGGGACCTGCAACCGACCTGGTACACGGCGGTGCCGACCATTCATCGGGCGCTGCTAACGGCCGCGGAAGCCAACCCGGACCGTGCCCGCGAATCATCGCTGCGCGTGATCCGCTCGGCCTCGTCCTCGCTTGCGCCCGCGATCCTGAACGGGCTGGAGGCGATGTTCGGCGTGCCCGTGCTGGAAACCTACGGCATGACCGAAGCGGCCTCGCAGATTGCCGCCAATCCGTTCGAATTGCGCAAGATCGGATCGGTCGGCCGCGCCGCAGGCCCGGACATCACAATCATGGACGAGACAGGCCGCGAGCTTGCGCACGGCACGCGTGGCGAGATCATGCTGCGCGGCGCGAACATGAGCCGTGGCTATTATAATGACGAAGCGGCGACGCAGGCCGCGTTTCGCAACGGCTGGTTCCGGACCGGGGATCTCGGCTATCTCGACGCCGACGGCTATCTCTTCATCGTCGGCCGCATCAAGGACGTCATCAACCGCGGCGGCCAGAAGGTCTCGCCGCTGGAGGTGGAAGAGGTGCTGCTGGCCCACCCGGCGGTGCTGGAGGCCGGGGTATTCGCAATTCCCCACGCAAAGCTCGGCGAGAACGTCGCCGCGGTCGTGGTGCTGCGAACCGATTCCGAGGCGACCTCCAACCAGTTGCGCCAGTTCGCGCGTAAACGTCTCGCGGCCTACAAGGTGCCGAGCCTGATCCGCTGCGTAGCGGCGCTGCCGAAGGGCGCCAGCGGCAAGGTCAAGCGCAACGCGCTGGCCGAGCTGATTTCGGTGCCACATGATGACGACGAGACTCATCTGCCGCGCACCGCACTGGAGGCACAGCTCGCGGACATCTGGGCCAATCTGCTCGAGCTTCCGCAGGTCGGCGTCGATCAGGATGTCTTTGCGCTCGGCGCGGATTCGCTCGCAATCACGCAAATGCGCTCGCGCTTGCGTGAGCGCTTCAACGTCGACTTCTCGTTCGAGGACATCTTTGATTGCGCGACCGTCGGCGCTCTTGCCGCCCGGCTCGAGACCACAACCCATCGTGATCCAACGCTGCCGGATTGGAGGCAGGACGCCTCTGAAGGAGACGCGCCGCTGTCGTTCCAGCAGCAGCGGATGTATGTGCTCTCGCGGCTCGATCCGACGCGCTATAATTATAACGTGGCCGAGGTCGCGCTGCTCGAGGGCGAGGTCGACCTCGCCGCGCTTCAGGCGGGCCTCGCGGCGATCTGCGCGTGTCACGAGGCGCTGCGTTCGGTCTTCGTCGAACGTGAGGGGGAGCCTGTGCAGCTTGTGCTGCAGACGCCGCCGCGGTTCGAGCGGATCAAACTCAAGCCCTGCCCCGCGGACAAGCTGGCCGCAGTCGTTCGGCGCGAGGCGCTCAAGCTCGCGCAATATCCGTTCGATCTTGCCAGCGAACCGCCGCTGAAGGTCACCCTGCTCTCGTTTGACAAATCCAGCCATGCGCTGGTGGTCAATGTCCATCACCTGGTCACCGATGGCTGGTCACAGCGGCTGTTCTGGGAAGCGCTCGCCGTCGAATATTCCGCCGCGCGCAAGGGAAACGCGCCGGCACGACCTTCGCCTAGCTTCCAGTATCGCGATTTTGCCCGCTGGCAGCAGAGCTGGGCACAAATGCCGGCGGCAAAGGAGCAGCTCGATTACTGGCGGACGCAGCTCGACGGCGTCACCACGCTGCCGCTGCGCACCGACCGGCCGAGGCCTGAAGTCTGGAGCGGTCACGGCGCCCGTCACTATTTCGAATTCTCCAAGACCCTTTCCGCCGACATTCGCGCACTGAGCCAGAACCAGGGCATGACGCCCTTCATGACGCTGCTCGCGGTCTTCCAGTGCTTGCTGTTCCGCCACACCGGGCATGCGGACGTGGCGACCGGCTCGCTGATTGCAAACCGCAACCAGATCGAAAGCGAGCGGCTGATTGGGCTGTTTGCCAACACGCTGATCTTGCGCAATGATTTTGGCGGCGATCCGACTTTCGGCGAAATGCTACGGCGGGTGCGCCGGGTCACGCTCGATGCCTACCGCAACCAGGACCTTCCGATCGAGGAGGTCCTACGCGCGTTGCAGATCGCGCGACGGACCGACGGCAATCCGCTGTTCCGGATCATGTTCATCCTTCAGAACGCATCGATCGAGGCCGCGCGCTTCCCGGGCCTGGCGACGCGCCGGCTGGAGGTCGACCCGAAGGTTGCGCGCTTCGACATCACGCTCGAACTGGTCGAGGCCGACGGCCGCTTCACCGGCTTCGTCGAATACGCCACCGATCTGTTCGACGCGGGGACGATCGAGGGCATGGCGGATCAGTTCAAGACCCTGCTCAAGGCGGTCATCACCAATCCCGAGCAGCGCATCTCGCGCCTGCCGCTGCTGACCGCCGCGGAACGCCGGCGGCTGCCAGCGAAAGGCAAGCCCGCCGATTTCACGACGCGCGGCAATCTCTGCGAACGCTTCGAGCGGCAGGCGAAGAAGACGCCGAATGCCGTGGCCATATCCGATGGACCCCTGTCCCTGAGTTATCGCGAGCTGGCACGCCGCAGCCAGGCGATCGCACGCTGGCTCACGCGCGAAGGC is drawn from Bradyrhizobium diazoefficiens and contains these coding sequences:
- a CDS encoding AAA family ATPase — its product is MLEKEPETELGLKRWLEGVGLGHYTDLFAQHRLDLDVIGDLTEADLAELGLPLGDRKRLRRATAALFQAETAETPIAPVRPQARAEVGAERRQLTTMFCDMVDSTALSAQFDPEDVRDMIASFRETCVRVVKHYEGFAARFVGDGILVYFGYPTAHEDDAERSVRAGLEIVRVLSTARAIEPRGALSHAPAVRIGIATGLVVVGDLVGQGTEERDSAVGETVNLAARLQALAPPNGVVISSSTQSLLKGKFDYRNLGAHALKGISEKTQAWHVVRATRVETRFAAAMGTRLTPLVNREEEIALLMGRWQQVKEGDGQVVVKFGEPGIGKSRIIQEIFERIAGDRHGQVSFQCSPYYTSTAFYPFVEQLKFSLGLDREDASALSLASLENAIATAHGDIEQVAPLFAALLSIPTCERYPPLDLSPQQQKDATVAALVNHLLGLAHEMPLVMAFEDLHWIDPTSREVIDLLVDRAQNRPILAIITARSEFQPSWNAHSHITTLVLNRLSRPLRATLVERVAGRELPKEIVEEIIVKTDGVPLFLEELTKTVLESNLLTERHGRYVLSGPWRQLAIPATLTDSLMARLDRMGPFKRIAQIGATIGREFSYETLQAVANTPAEQIEAALTHLEEAGLIMRRGHPPDALYSFKHVMIQNAAHASLLHSERRKLHASIAQVLAEMYPEKTEREPELLAHHLTESGQSEGAASFWLKAGKQAAKSGANLEAIGHLRRGLSVVQANARMQGADEMELELRIALGIALIAAKGYAVQEVEENYIRALELGQQLDDDEKAFAATRGLWVCHFIRADLTRAHDLSVELLKFAKRERLNEGTQPAQQTGYLIEAHRSIAMTMLYRGRFAAAQHHLHRCINLYSPDLHSDLMERHGTDPGVVSLSYLGYLLWFLGQPDAARQHSEQAILLAEKIRHPFSLAFALVFGAYLCQHLRDIEGTRDHANRAMIIATEHNFLHWKQQAAILRGWALAQLGEADEGISQMRFGLDEYEAMDSWLAGCWFRCLLAEAYAKVGMRDAALRALDGALATARRTGDHSYLAEVYRLQGEITLSDGNPASLQEAEDLFDLSLETARKQGALSWELRTAVSLARLSHEAGKREHASLLLLPIVGKFNEGFLTPDLKQAMQLVRELGGDAPVRLQGDPAK
- a CDS encoding non-ribosomal peptide synthetase codes for the protein MALSEFAPGERSDGISAETETFADIGGLLAFHARTAPAAPALLAPGRAPLTYGALGARIGHLVHTLRGLGIAPADRIAVALPRGADSALALIAVASACACVPVNSDLTADELQRYFSELKLTALLTRADMNSASRDVARALGIAVIDFVPGPETDLGGCEFSGPTVGPANSSGAASTEDDAFILLTSGTAARPKMVPLTHRNVCLSATNAGRVLSLAPHDRLLNVLPLFHAHGLISGLLTALAAGSSVIATAGFDAPSFFGWMRDLQPTWYTAVPTIHRALLTAAEANPDRARESSLRVIRSASSSLAPAILNGLEAMFGVPVLETYGMTEAASQIAANPFELRKIGSVGRAAGPDITIMDETGRELAHGTRGEIMLRGANMSRGYYNDEAATQAAFRNGWFRTGDLGYLDADGYLFIVGRIKDVINRGGQKVSPLEVEEVLLAHPAVLEAGVFAIPHAKLGENVAAVVVLRTDSEATSNQLRQFARKRLAAYKVPSLIRCVAALPKGASGKVKRNALAELISVPHDDDETHLPRTALEAQLADIWANLLELPQVGVDQDVFALGADSLAITQMRSRLRERFNVDFSFEDIFDCATVGALAARLETTTHRDPTLPDWRQDASEGDAPLSFQQQRMYVLSRLDPTRYNYNVAEVALLEGEVDLAALQAGLAAICACHEALRSVFVEREGEPVQLVLQTPPRFERIKLKPCPADKLAAVVRREALKLAQYPFDLASEPPLKVTLLSFDKSSHALVVNVHHLVTDGWSQRLFWEALAVEYSAARKGNAPARPSPSFQYRDFARWQQSWAQMPAAKEQLDYWRTQLDGVTTLPLRTDRPRPEVWSGHGARHYFEFSKTLSADIRALSQNQGMTPFMTLLAVFQCLLFRHTGHADVATGSLIANRNQIESERLIGLFANTLILRNDFGGDPTFGEMLRRVRRVTLDAYRNQDLPIEEVLRALQIARRTDGNPLFRIMFILQNASIEAARFPGLATRRLEVDPKVARFDITLELVEADGRFTGFVEYATDLFDAGTIEGMADQFKTLLKAVITNPEQRISRLPLLTAAERRRLPAKGKPADFTTRGNLCERFERQAKKTPNAVAISDGPLSLSYRELARRSQAIARWLTREGVGAETVVALLADRGPDLLAAMIAVQRAGAAFLNLDPEQPPARLATILGSSCATVLLTGRARSAMVEALLEPLVARIQVAEIEDAIALKATKPARAAPRAGASLAYLIYTSGSSGAPKGVMIEQRGLSNHLASLIAELGLTAKDVIAQTAPQSFVISVWQFLAGPMVGARVHICGNAVVQDPMLLAQEIEREGITVLEIVPSLLRVILERLDEAEILRAFAKLRLLISTGEPLPVDLCRGWFARCPKVPLINAYGASECSDDVSLHRLTKAPDAATVNVPIGAPLPNTQLYVLDPNLEPQPIGVVGELCIGGAGIGRGYINDPAQNRERFIPDPFARREGARLYRTGDLARRRADGTIEGLGRADLQVKVRGYRIELKEIEAALADHDSVRAGIVEPRRDANGDVRLIAHVVARAGSQISASELRDFLKSRLPGHAIPSAFLFLDQVPLNAHGKVDRSALLAPAQQEAAGTETVVPARRFTEKVLSDIWIDLLKVDSLGVTDNFFDLGGHSLLAGQAMARVARAFGVSLPIKTIFEAPTIEELARRVDEAVVAQPRKPPTSAPRLADNGPPTLSIAQDQMMRIEQNLPDLPLFNLPFAFHLEGPIDPRMLAQAIDDMVRRHESLRTAFGWNGGQPVSRIIAPATLGPVLTVETIGDGRPHNNKRRKALELRKIELLIAQETYTPVDAARAPLLRARLLRLHAEDHILLLTLHHAIADGWSVGVLFEEMSNRYAALAGHPSVPLPKLPLAFSDVARWQRWWCGTEAARRQAADWTENLRGSAPLFDGEARPSASTGHHPLSLERDLVARLTAYARQHNATLFMCLLTGLKALLLARTGRTDISVATAMANRAQPDTDRIVGPFENTVIIRSRITPDLSFAQALGRVRQSVLDAHARQELPFNILADHLEQEGIDPASLLQVYFTLQNPLRQPLDLPNVTVQSTGNVAREGQPVLPVDPTWLSLMLKERPTGITGSCNYKEELLDGDTAGTWMEDLVSLLVAAVAQPNTPLDRLLARKAA
- a CDS encoding protein-L-isoaspartate O-methyltransferase, with product MSDLSGARARYVELIAKRERIASQRLLTALAAVPREGFLAKGPWRIKSEAARSYRLTPDADPVHLYDDVLVAIDARRKLDTGLPSLWAHFIDVLDVEEKDRVVQIGCGLGYFSAILSEIVGPKGRVHAIECDERLAARAAAYLRAYRNVEVINGDGCAEVGGPADVIIVHAGFSHPHPMWLQSLRPRGRLLVPLTQRDREGAVLRITRKGKGFEAEAVQQIRIFPGQGRGVTALDDRVADWWQRASSLAPLRFRGIAQGLPSDG
- a CDS encoding DUF6492 family protein, producing the protein MHSVALLTASYAKDIERFSLLSESIDTWLTGYTRHYVLVNDEDVPLFERFASDKRVIVPASRDLPKWLWALPPALQFISSRRVWLSLLSSPVHGWHVQQILKIAGVLNAPEQRVCILDSDNLFFREFDIGQYAGAEKTPMFVTRKGIDADHPLHVLWLRTIDQLLGIKERSFPADDYVGNALVWDKDTARAMTDAIKSATGLSWALALCRKKKFSEYLLYGNFVANSPEHLARHRVTEDSIAVSHWDDTRLDREAIEALMSTASPDQVALCIQSYSSTSIDDIRDVFRLNSRHRRGPSLSPDHMGDTTAFETPKTR